Within the Mastacembelus armatus chromosome 10, fMasArm1.2, whole genome shotgun sequence genome, the region GACTTCTGTATCCACTCAAGGCAaaaagagagggggggggggatcatATGTGAGatcaacaaaacatgacatttctATAAACAGAGATGGACCCTGTGGCTGTTTGCTGTGAGCTGATATTCTCAGTGCAGCCTTCAATGGCTCTTTGTGTGAGCGCAgggccggggggggggggacttgGGAGAGCCACAAAAAGGATACTGTTGTGGATTTAGAGAGGCAGATGGAGGCGTAtatcaaatgtgtgtgtggggatcTAATAAACCGGTTGATTCAGAAGCTGGCACAGGAACAGTAAACACTGCCAGCTCATGGATATGATCGACACAGATGTTACCAATGAAATACTACAAGGCCTGCAACATCGTATCCATTTCTAGACTGTATCAGGTTTAAATTATTTAACAGCCAAATTAAAGGCATGTTAATTTAGAGGATAAAGAACATGAACAGCTTTCAAAAGGTTAATTTGTTTGATAAGgattatattataaattattctGCCACTAATTTTCCTCTGTCAACTGGCAATTAGCTAATCTTGTctaaaaatagaacaaaaaaagtcacagctttAATTTACATGTTCAAATGTCCTGTTTTGCAAATTCCCACATTGGAGAACCTGGACTCGtcaaatgtttaacatttttgctttaaaaattaCCATAACGATTACTAGAATAGGAAAAttgcacaattaaaaaaaatcttttaaattgaTTAATGAATTACAGGACTTGCTTCTTTGCATTGGATTAAATCTCCTGAGATCCCATAAATttcaaatgtttccttttttatagTCTAGTAAAGATTTTGGAGCATTaagtttataaaatattactagcatcaataaaatgttaattcttTAATAAATAGAATGTTCAGTGctaattcatttatattttcataattatattttttggtggtggtggtgtaacTCAGAAAGAAAGTCTTACCAGAAAAGGTGCCTCATGCAGCATGCACCAAGTGTGGGAGGAGTTAACTGGAAAACATTATGGATGCAACATAGGTGACACATGCACTCACAGGACAGATTCACATCTACACAACAAGCAGTAATCGGTTCACTGCATCTCCTGGGgactgacaaaaacactgacttaGGCACAgttaaaacatttctgttaaCGCCTGAAATGCAATCCAGTCAGTTTTAATCAGTGACCCACGAACAAAGCTATAGTTGTACAGCTGCCCCCTTTGGAAAAGATAGAGTTCATACAGAAAAGAAGTGgctgtgaagaaaataaattaacaggaaaaataaagcaacaaaaaccTTCTCACTGCAACTGTCTTCTTTCTCTAACAGGCATGGAGTCACATCAGCTTCAACACACAATCAGGAGTAGTTTACCACAAAGAAATGACCAACAAATTCAAAAGCACACTCAAACCATACTTGAACACATCTGGCTACAAACACTGCCTCCTCCAGTCATGATTTCATTAAGACCTATTTACATAAACTGGTAGAGGAAATAACAGAATTAATGTCAGAAATACCAAAAAACAGAGATTATTTAGATGCATTATAACTAGAGTAATGTTGAGACCTGAGTTACTGTAGAACTGAAAGAGGAAATTGCAGTTTCCATGatacaactgaaaaaaacagcaaactgaGTTGAAAAAGAAGGGCGCAGATATCAGCTCCTTAAGAATGCAATTATTTACAACAATCGTAAAGAAGTTGTTTGTATGTATATAACTTCATGACCTGTTTTCTTGGACCATCAGAAAGATTAAAGAGTAAAGTGACTTGAATTCACTCATACTGACAGTTCGCCATCTTTGGACTATTTAGATGAGGACAGCTTGTCATTTTAACCAGACTGCCGACCTCTGCTCCTCTCATTTTTGCACACTGGTGGTAAATTATGAATTCTACTGGGCTaactatattttttattattatattaaggTCACACTGAGGGAGCATTCACTTGCCTCTCAAGAATAAAGAGCAGAGAGAGTCAATTCCTGAGCTCAGTCAAGGCTTTTGTCTACACTACATTTTACATCCACATATGGACTGCTAATGTGTGGTGAGAAACCAGTAAGCATAGTGACAttaaaactgaactaaactaAGTTTTGTCTGCAGCACATGTGCATAGAGTGAACTCCAGAGTCATAAATCCTAAAGTCATTTGCTGAAGAGCTTCCAGAAACAAATTTGGAAAATGATCAACATCCTGAAATGGccactgttttaatgtgtggCCTTGCGCCACCCAGGATCTTAGTGTCCTGTCTTTTACAATCCTCATACAACTGAATGTATTTTCCTTAACCGTGTTGCATCAGGCTAAAGGCACAGGTGGAAAGAGAACAATACTtactttttcctctctttgtcCCTCTTAAGCGTGGTGGAGCCCCCTGCCTGCTGAGCTTGGTTTTGCAAGAGCTCGGCagctgtctttttctgtttgaacGTGTTGAGCTCGTCGTCTAGAgccttcttcttttcttcaaGTTTCTTTTTCTCGTCCTGGTGGAGCTTCTTCAGACGGTCAAACTTCTCATGCAGCTACAAAACAATTTTGTGTTAATCAAGACAAGAGAAGATACTTTCAACAAAAATTAGTGATGCACATGATGTTTCAAGAACAGATAGGATCCACCTTTAGTAATCAtacctctttctctgcttctttaaGTTCAGCCTCCTTCTCTTTAACTCTTTGGACAAACATTTGcctcatttcttcttccttcttctgCAGCTCACCCATGAACTCGTTCCTTTTAGCTTCATATGTCTCCTGCAGACTGGCAGAGCAAAAggagaaaggaaataaaaatgaataacaaaaacattacacagaACAATGCAGGACATCGCAGACcagatacagacacaaactCAAGCTGGTGCAAAATAATACAAGGTTTCAATAACGGACAGAGAATAGAACAGAAACAAGTAGATGgtagaaagaaagaagataGAAGAAAAGCCAGTGGGTCTAAGAAAACACTTTGGAGTCTCCTAACCTGAAGGGCTTGCTGTCAGGGTCTGTATCCTTAAAGCCCATCTCCTCCAGTTTGCAGCGACGGTACAGCTCATAATGACGTGTGTGAGTCTGCTCTCGCAGGTCCTCCATGTTCACTCTGATCAGCATTTCTCGGAGTTTAACGAAGTCACAgtgattttcattttccactgtGAAAGACACACCAAAGTGACAGATGCACACTTTACCAATATACTGCAAAAGGTGTATCATAGGAGAATCAGAAAGCACAAGCGCCAATGAATGTTTTTGCTATGTCATGTTAGGCACAGTCCTGCAAGCATATCAATAGCAGCATTAGTGTTCTCTAGAGTCCCTATTGATTTTGTTACTGTGCTGATGTATGCACCATCCTCCCAGAGAACATGTGACATCATCTGagtacacatgcatgcacagtaTATGATTCACAGACCCAATGTCAGATAAAGCCTGCAGCCAGAAATGCTGTATAGTTCAGTCCATAAGCATTGGCACGAGGTTTTTCATAGTTTTGGCTGTAATCCAGCACCttgactttgaaatgaaacactgactgaGGTTCAGGTGCAGACTTTCAGTTGTAGAGTTTCTGACTTTGCTCAGATACACACTGGGCAAGCAGTGTAGGAACTGTAGTTCTATTTTATCTTTTAGATGACTGATTTCTACACACTTCATTTGATATAAACATCCTCAGATTCTTGGAAAGTACTTCACCCTCACAGACGATACATTTTAAATCCAATTTGCTGGACGACAAAACTTGAACTACAATGGTTTATAGTGACTTAGAGCTCTGGGATATTTTTTGAAATCCCTTTAACACTGgttgattaattaatttgtaTATACTGTTCTTTATTTGTGTTGGACCAGGAAAACCActcaaacacccacacacttgACACTAAAATCATTCAGTTTAAAACTATACACCATGAGCCAACAGCCTACTGCCATTAAGTAACAGAAGTATCGTGCATTTGCAGTACATCACACACAATACATTATTGACTGATCAAGTAAGccaataaaacaacattaaatttagaaatttttATAGAGCTGGGACCTTCTGCAGCTCTAACATACAGTGTAATGGCAGAGCTGTTGCTATAGCTAAAGGAGGTTATCACCTACTATACAGCAGCTGTTGGAGCCAGGGAGGAGTGTGGGGGAGGGGGTTAAATGTCACAGATCTGATGAGAGTAAGCACGCTCTCATTTCCTGCACAGGATGTGACCCAAGCTTACCCTGCACCGTCCCCCAGGGGTACTGCCGGGCTTTCACCATCTTGTTCCCGATCTTCACTTCCTCTGTGCTCCCCACCACAGCAAATGGCAAATGGCTCTGTGAAGCAGAAGTAAAAATAGTGTCTTTGTAAAGCAAAACACACCTGAGAGCTCTGTAGGTTCACCTCAACTTTACTCCACAAATCCACGTGGTTGCcaaacaaaactgcaaatgtACTTGCTCCAGCTCTGCTAACATGTCAtcactcaaaaataaaaactattactGCAACTCCGCCTAGAGTTAAAGATACATTCCATATGTAGATACATATAAGTATATTACTGGCaccaagaaaactgaaataaatatattatttttacataaccTGACCATTTACTGCTACTTTTtaacaacaacataaaacagcTATGACAAGAAAATATATAGCGGTCGGTCTGTAGAGCAAGCACTGAGTCAATGGTATAACATAATTAGAAAGAATTAAGACATTTCCACAGATCAGGATTCAACAGCTAAGTGAGCATTGGCTCATCTGTCAGTAGAAACTGGCTTTTTCCCACACTGCCGGCTTCCTGCTGGTTGTGTTGCTCTGCATGGGGCAGCTTCCTGACAGCCCGAGCAGACAGACAATGCCTGTTCTGATTCAAGATCACGTTTATGTCAGTAATGCACAAcaaactttgttgttaaacataaaaacaagaaatattcCTACACCCCTGTACTTTTGTGGGATTAAAGTTGGTTCCGTCTTAACATGACCATAACGCGATGTCTATTATGAATGTAGCAGTTTACGCCATATAAATGCCTGTGAACTATACAGAAAGGTAGTTGTGAGCCTTACATTCATGGTGGAGTTGATCTCTGCCACAGACTCGTCATCAGTGGGGAACTGGTAGATCTGCACTCCATTGCTGACCAGCTCActggtgatttttattttgaatttggCCAGTTCACTCTTGGAGATGGCATCTGATTTTGCAATGATGGGGATAATATTGACCTGCAGTTGAAAGATCAGAAGAGATTTAATGCAGGctgacacaatgacaagtaCAGTAGACAGTACATTCAGATATGTAGCTAAATATATAGAATAGCTTTCAAGCTGTCTGTCCACAGCAACATTTCCTCACCTTCACCTAGTCCAAATTTGGAAAAgagtttatgttatttttaaaaaaggtcaatgtcaaatcaaataattttttaaaataagaatttCAAATTAGATTAATATAAGAGATGGCACTAAATAAAGCATTGCACCACACCACAGTACACCTATCTGACTCCAGAAGTTCAGAAAATCAGGTCTTTGTGTAATGCAGACAATTACAtaatcagtaataaaaacagaaaatgcaacaaAGGGAATAGTAGGTTTCTAGATCCTGCTGTATATTCATCCAAATCTCTCCAAACATGCTGTCAGACTGTTGTTGATTCATCAACATGTATAGCATCTATGcaatccaaacaaaaacaaatcaaactaaacagagggaggaaaagcaGGCCCCTATACCTGGCTGTCTCTGTTCCATATACTATTTTTGTGGTGCTATGTTGTTGGCACAGTGACAGATTATTTGCTGTCCAAACATGGGTCCCTTTATGTAATAGCAAGGTATGCTTAGGATCAtatgaacaaaaatattttactgtaaccCTGAGTCTGGTGAGGATCCTGCACTTCAGCAGAGTACTGATCCCCATAGGTGACTGTGTTAAAAGAGCAGACCCTGCTGTTGGTCACACAGTTTTGAGCGCTTGGAGGGCACAGCTGTTCGGGGAAACACTGAACAGATTCTCTGTGCAAAAGCCACGAGAACCATTAAAATGACCTCACAAAAATGAGGCAGCAGTCACTGCGTCGAGTGCATTTCACAGCTGACCGATGCTAACGCAGTAACAAGAGCAGAGTCAATCGGCATGCAGGCAGATGGCCTGGAAAAAGATTTACGACCCATGACTAGAATAGATAAATCAAAAGCTGCAAACAGCAATGCAGTGCCCAAGGATTTACATAGAATATATCTCCATGTTTGTATacaaaataacaatttaaaacattattatgcTGCTGGCCTTCCCACTTAATgcttaaaataacaaaacagacacCACTGCTATTAAACttgcaaatgaaacaaaactggCCATTATTAAACCTGAACACCAACTGATCTGTATATGAACCCAGAATTGGAAATTCACTTCTAAATAAATTATCATCCAGTTTACTCATCGAGAAAGATTCTAATTCATctgctctgaaacagaaaattggCTTTTGGCTAAAGTGAAGCTCACCTTGCTATCAAGTTTCTTCATGGTCACCAAGTCCAGGGATTTGAGCGAGTGTCCCGTGGGAGCGATGAAGTATAGGCATGCATGGATGCGGGTGTCATGATAACTGTGTAGCGTGCGCTTGATTTTCAGCTCCTCCTGTAGATATGCTTCAAACTGGGCATCAATAAACTCCACAATGGACTTATAGctgtaagaaaaagaaaaccatggGAGAACTCTGAGCATTACTTGATATACTGTTCATTTAAACATGTCCtcttaataataatacattgtTCTTAGAATCAGCACTGCTGATTAGAGAAAGCCATGCTGAGCTCTTTAAAGTTTTCATGTAATGGAGACAAGAAAGCTAACTTGTTGTGAATATTATTTGAAGTTGATGATATAACACCATACACTGTGCTGCCTTTAGTTGTTCAGGTATTTAAGCATTTAAGTGATTCTTAACTACTGTGGAGAAATATCaagtgactttgttttttttaaattaggttTTTTGTGGGCATCCATTACTGGTAGAAACAATTTTATCTGAGGCAGTGAGAACACTGTGTTAAAATTAGTGGTCAAGCATTAATAATTT harbors:
- the septin6 gene encoding septin-6 isoform X4, coding for MASTEIARQAGEGARAVPLSGHVGFDSMPDQLVNKSVNHGFCFNILCVGETGLGKSTLMDTLFNTKFEGEPAQHNQPGVTLRSNTYELQESNVRLKLTVVNTVGFGDQINKEDSYKSIVEFIDAQFEAYLQEELKIKRTLHSYHDTRIHACLYFIAPTGHSLKSLDLVTMKKLDSKVNIIPIIAKSDAISKSELAKFKIKITSELVSNGVQIYQFPTDDESVAEINSTMNSHLPFAVVGSTEEVKIGNKMVKARQYPWGTVQVENENHCDFVKLREMLIRVNMEDLREQTHTRHYELYRRCKLEEMGFKDTDPDSKPFSLQETYEAKRNEFMGELQKKEEEMRQMFVQRVKEKEAELKEAEKELHEKFDRLKKLHQDEKKKLEEKKKALDDELNTFKQKKTAAELLQNQAQQAGGSTTLKRDKERKN
- the septin6 gene encoding septin-6 isoform X5, whose translation is MASTEIARQAGEGARAVPLSGHVGFDSMPDQLVNKSVNHGFCFNILCVGETGLGKSTLMDTLFNTKFEGEPAQHNQPGVTLRSNTYELQESNVRLKLTVVNTVGFGDQINKEDSYKSIVEFIDAQFEAYLQEELKIKRTLHSYHDTRIHACLYFIAPTGHSLKSLDLVTMKKLDSKVNIIPIIAKSDAISKSELAKFKIKITSELVSNGVQIYQFPTDDESVAEINSTMNSHLPFAVVGSTEEVKIGNKMVKARQYPWGTVQVENENHCDFVKLREMLIRVNMEDLREQTHTRHYELYRRCKLEEMGFKDTDPDSKPFSLQETYEAKRNEFMGELQKKEEEMRQMFVQRVKEKEAELKEAEKELHEKFDRLKKLHQDEKKKLEEKKKALDDELNTFKQKKTAAELLQNQAQQAGGSTTLKRDKERKN
- the septin6 gene encoding septin-6 isoform X1, with product MASTEIARQAGEGARAVPLSGHVGFDSMPDQLVNKSVNHGFCFNILCVGETGLGKSTLMDTLFNTKFEGEPAQHNQPGVTLRSNTYELQESNVRLKLTVVNTVGFGDQINKEDSYKSIVEFIDAQFEAYLQEELKIKRTLHSYHDTRIHACLYFIAPTGHSLKSLDLVTMKKLDSKVNIIPIIAKSDAISKSELAKFKIKITSELVSNGVQIYQFPTDDESVAEINSTMNSHLPFAVVGSTEEVKIGNKMVKARQYPWGTVQVENENHCDFVKLREMLIRVNMEDLREQTHTRHYELYRRCKLEEMGFKDTDPDSKPFSLQETYEAKRNEFMGELQKKEEEMRQMFVQRVKEKEAELKEAEKELHEKFDRLKKLHQDEKKKLEEKKKALDDELNTFKQKKTAAELLQNQAQQAGGSTTLKRDKERKNNPWLCTE
- the septin6 gene encoding septin-6 isoform X3; this encodes MASTEIARQAGEGARAVPLSGHVGFDSMPDQLVNKSVNHGFCFNILCVGETGLGKSTLMDTLFNTKFEGEPAQHNQPGVTLRSNTYELQESNVRLKLTVVNTVGFGDQINKEDSYKSIVEFIDAQFEAYLQEELKIKRTLHSYHDTRIHACLYFIAPTGHSLKSLDLVTMKKLDSKVNIIPIIAKSDAISKSELAKFKIKITSELVSNGVQIYQFPTDDESVAEINSTMNSHLPFAVVGSTEEVKIGNKMVKARQYPWGTVQVENENHCDFVKLREMLIRVNMEDLREQTHTRHYELYRRCKLEEMGFKDTDPDSKPFSLQETYEAKRNEFMGELQKKEEEMRQMFVQRVKEKEAELKEAEKELHEKFDRLKKLHQDEKKKLEEKKKALDDELNTFKQKKTAAELLQNQAQQAGGSTTLKRDKERKNFF
- the septin6 gene encoding septin-6 isoform X2, giving the protein MASTEIARQAGEGARAVPLSGHVGFDSMPDQLVNKSVNHGFCFNILCVGETGLGKSTLMDTLFNTKFEGEPAQHNQPGVTLRSNTYELQESNVRLKLTVVNTVGFGDQINKEDSYKSIVEFIDAQFEAYLQEELKIKRTLHSYHDTRIHACLYFIAPTGHSLKSLDLVTMKKLDSKVNIIPIIAKSDAISKSELAKFKIKITSELVSNGVQIYQFPTDDESVAEINSTMNSHLPFAVVGSTEEVKIGNKMVKARQYPWGTVQVENENHCDFVKLREMLIRVNMEDLREQTHTRHYELYRRCKLEEMGFKDTDPDSKPFSLQETYEAKRNEFMGELQKKEEEMRQMFVQRVKEKEAELKEAEKELHEKFDRLKKLHQDEKKKLEEKKKALDDELNTFKQKKTAAELLQNQAQQAGGSTTLKRDKERKNLGSL